CTTCCGATAGATGACCTCGGAGCAGCCGCTCACCTCCCTGTTAGGTATGGGTGCCCGGACGGTGCGGGAACCTCCTGCCGGTTCCGCCGCCCGAATAGAAAGAATCCCTTGCCGCTTTCCAAAGTTCCGTACCGGAAAGAAGTTCCCGCATGGTCCGGCGTTTATACCGGTTTCGTCTTGGCTTATCGTATGAAAGCGGCCGAGGAAGCGGATGTGACAACTGCCCGCGGCAGGAGCACAAATCGGCAGATTGGAGCCGGGCGGATGTTCATCCGAATATAGTGGTTAACAGCTGATTGACCCGCTTCGGATACGTATGATCCCGGAGTGTCCGCTCCAGCCCCTTCAGTGCAATGGCTTGACGTTCCTCCTCATGCGTCAGGTAATAATGGACTTTGTCGATCATCTCCAGCGGGGTACTGAATGTTACAATCTCTTCTCCCGGCTTGTAGAAGGTGGCTAAATCATCCCGGACATCGCTCAGCTGAAGCGTACCGCTGGCCGCAATCTCGAAGGTCCGCGGATTCGGCGAAGCCGCCGAAATTGCCAGCGTATTATTGTTGGCTACATCATCAACATGGGAACGGTGCAGATTGATTACAATTTTCGAACCGCTGTAAGCGACCGACGTTTCCTGCGGAGACATCCACTTTCCGATCTCGATCCGGTCGCCGTAAAGCGGAGCCTCCGGAAGCCGGTCCCACCAGATTCCGTTAATCACCGTATTGAATTCCATCAGCTGCGGCATAATTTCCCGGAAGAAATTGACCCGGTTCCAATACGCGGAGCCGATGAAGCTTACCTCGCGTGTTATCGACGTTCGGGAAATGGTGGGACGATAATGCGGCCGGTAAGCCGCAAACGGCAGATAATGGACCTCCGCACAGCCAAGCTGCCGGTAATATTCGATGCAATTTCGTTCCAGCGTGAATACATAATCGTAGTGATTTACGAGGCCCAACGTAAAATCGGTATAGTAGGGATCATCCGTAAGCCAGATGGCCGTACGTATGCCTATTCCCCGAATCCGGTCGATTTGTTCCAGCGGCAGATCCATTCCGTCCAGCACAAGGACCAAGTCCGGCTTGTTGGCGCAAGCCAGTTCTAACAAGTTCTGACGGACATCCGTCACCGTCACTGCCGCCGTTAGGCTTTGCAGCGATGACAGTACAGCTTCGTCCAGCGGGGAATAGGGGTAGCCTTTGCCGGAAGCGACGTACATGACATGAATATCGCGTACGGGCAGCGGCTCTTCTGGACGGCCGTCCAGAATGGCCAAACGACCGCGGAAATAACCTTCATCATAGCCGCTCTTAAAACCGTTCAGCCTCCCCTGCAGCTTCGCTTGCTCAGCCTGCGTGAGGGGAAGCGGCGGGACCGGAAGAATGAAATCCTTGCTCATCGTACACTCGCTCCTTTAATAATTAATTTCTCGCTCTCGCCTCGTCGATCACATCAAGCAGCCTTGGCAGCCGGGCCGCAAAGGTATGGTTCTGAATTGTCGTGCGAAGAGCTCTCAAGGCGAATTTCCGCCGGGCTTTTTCGTGCTTCAAATAGTATTCAATTTTAGATTCCAGTTCCTCAGGCGAGCCGAAGGTCTCCATGTCATAACCCGGCCGGTAATGTTTCGCCAAATCCTCCCGTACATCCGTAATCTGCATCGCGCCGCAAGCGCTGATCTCATAGGTTCGCGGGTTGATGGACCTTCCGGGAATTTGATACGAATTGCGGTTATCCTGTCCCGCTTCCCAGGGACGGTGAAT
This region of Paenibacillus sp. URB8-2 genomic DNA includes:
- a CDS encoding CgeB family protein, which produces MSKDFILPVPPLPLTQAEQAKLQGRLNGFKSGYDEGYFRGRLAILDGRPEEPLPVRDIHVMYVASGKGYPYSPLDEAVLSSLQSLTAAVTVTDVRQNLLELACANKPDLVLVLDGMDLPLEQIDRIRGIGIRTAIWLTDDPYYTDFTLGLVNHYDYVFTLERNCIEYYRQLGCAEVHYLPFAAYRPHYRPTISRTSITREVSFIGSAYWNRVNFFREIMPQLMEFNTVINGIWWDRLPEAPLYGDRIEIGKWMSPQETSVAYSGSKIVINLHRSHVDDVANNNTLAISAASPNPRTFEIAASGTLQLSDVRDDLATFYKPGEEIVTFSTPLEMIDKVHYYLTHEEERQAIALKGLERTLRDHTYPKRVNQLLTTIFG